One window of Flavobacterium dauae genomic DNA carries:
- a CDS encoding DUF6495 family protein, whose protein sequence is MKYARLTKEQLEELHIEFANFLASQQIDQNEWQQLKVDKPEVAEQEIDIFSDLVWEGVLKSAQYIEHFSKNYIFLFQFDDKEIDTIVIKTTNNEIDFLTKDGLQWLGDNLYENDVEIRFGAKSFGSDRNGEIFDIIQQGGILSQGELYQQIKSILKK, encoded by the coding sequence ATGAAATACGCACGTTTAACAAAGGAACAATTAGAGGAATTGCATATAGAATTTGCTAATTTTTTGGCATCGCAGCAAATTGATCAGAATGAATGGCAACAGCTAAAAGTTGATAAACCTGAAGTTGCCGAACAAGAAATTGATATTTTTTCTGATTTGGTGTGGGAAGGTGTTTTAAAATCGGCACAATATATCGAGCATTTTTCTAAAAATTACATCTTTCTGTTTCAGTTTGATGATAAAGAAATTGATACCATTGTTATAAAAACTACAAATAACGAAATTGATTTTTTAACTAAAGATGGTTTGCAATGGTTAGGCGATAATTTGTATGAAAATGATGTAGAAATTCGTTTTGGGGCAAAATCTTTTGGAAGCGATCGAAACGGAGAAATTTTTGATATTATTCAGCAAGGCGGTATTTTAAGTCAGGGTGAATTGTACCAGCAAATAAAGTCAATTTTAAAAAAATAA
- the ligA gene encoding NAD-dependent DNA ligase LigA, translating to MDVLALITSLRNELNEHNYNYYVLDNPTISDFEFDQKLKQLQELETQHPEFFDINSPTQRVGGSITKNFETVVHGNRMFSLENSYSQEDLIDWENRIQRVLGNVAIEYVCELKYDGASISITYESGKLVRAVTRGDGFQGDDVTNNIKTIKSVPLQLKGNYPPKFDIRGEIILPFAGFEKMNKELIDIGETPYSNPRNTASGSLKLQDSSEVAKRPLECLLYTIVGANQFFKTHEHSLEAARSYGFKVPNQSKKVNNLDEVFQFINYWDTHRHNLPYETDGVVIKVNDLDQQEELGYTAKNPRWAIAYKFKAEQAVTLLQNITYQVGRTGAITPVANLQPVQLAGTIVKRASLHNADQIEKLDVRVNDWVYVEKGGEIIPKIVGVDFSQRSTDSQPTQYITNCPECGTELVRKEGEAQHYCPNFYECPPQIIGRIEHFISRKAMNIDGLGGETVTLLYKNGLVTNYADLYELKKEQILPLERMAEKSADNLMKSIEQSKNIAFERVLFALGIRFVGETVAKKLAKHYKNIDALMQADYNELVNVDEIGDKIALSIRSFFKDEANLELINRLKDYGLQFTVEEKESTQVSNKFEGMTMVVSGKFETFSRDEIKQKIEDYGGKNGSSITGKTSVVIAGADMGPAKLEKATKLGVPIWTEEDFINQLNN from the coding sequence ATGGATGTTTTAGCCTTAATAACTTCGTTGCGAAATGAATTAAATGAGCATAATTACAATTATTATGTTTTGGATAATCCTACGATTTCTGATTTTGAGTTTGATCAAAAATTAAAGCAATTGCAGGAATTAGAAACGCAGCACCCCGAATTTTTTGATATAAATTCTCCTACGCAGCGTGTTGGTGGAAGCATTACTAAAAATTTTGAAACAGTTGTTCACGGGAACAGAATGTTTTCTTTAGAAAATTCGTACTCGCAAGAAGATTTAATCGATTGGGAAAACCGCATTCAACGAGTTTTGGGAAATGTTGCCATAGAATATGTTTGCGAATTAAAATACGACGGTGCATCAATTTCGATTACTTATGAAAGCGGAAAACTGGTTCGAGCGGTAACTCGAGGCGATGGTTTTCAAGGCGATGATGTTACCAATAATATCAAAACCATTAAATCGGTACCTTTACAATTAAAAGGAAATTATCCGCCAAAATTCGATATTCGTGGCGAAATTATCCTTCCGTTTGCCGGATTTGAAAAAATGAATAAAGAGTTGATAGATATTGGCGAAACGCCCTATTCAAATCCAAGAAATACAGCATCGGGCAGTTTAAAATTACAAGACAGCTCCGAGGTTGCCAAACGTCCGTTAGAATGTTTGTTATATACCATTGTTGGTGCGAATCAATTTTTTAAAACACACGAACATTCGTTAGAAGCGGCACGTTCGTACGGATTTAAAGTTCCAAATCAATCAAAAAAAGTAAATAATTTAGACGAAGTTTTTCAGTTTATAAATTATTGGGATACGCATCGTCACAATTTACCTTACGAAACCGATGGTGTGGTAATTAAAGTAAACGATTTAGATCAACAAGAAGAGTTAGGCTATACGGCAAAAAATCCGCGTTGGGCAATTGCCTACAAATTTAAGGCAGAGCAAGCCGTTACGTTGTTACAAAATATTACCTATCAGGTGGGCAGAACCGGTGCTATAACGCCTGTTGCCAATTTACAGCCTGTGCAGTTGGCAGGAACAATCGTTAAAAGAGCGTCGTTACATAATGCTGATCAAATTGAAAAGTTAGACGTGCGTGTGAACGATTGGGTGTATGTTGAAAAAGGTGGTGAGATTATTCCAAAAATTGTAGGGGTCGATTTTAGTCAAAGATCCACCGACAGTCAACCAACGCAATATATTACAAACTGTCCCGAATGTGGAACCGAATTGGTAAGAAAAGAGGGCGAAGCACAGCACTATTGCCCCAATTTTTATGAATGCCCACCACAGATTATTGGTAGAATTGAACATTTTATCAGTCGAAAAGCAATGAATATTGATGGATTGGGAGGTGAAACGGTTACTTTGCTTTATAAAAATGGATTGGTTACTAATTATGCCGATTTGTATGAATTGAAAAAGGAACAAATTCTACCGTTGGAACGAATGGCAGAAAAATCGGCTGATAATTTAATGAAAAGTATTGAACAATCTAAAAACATTGCTTTTGAACGTGTATTATTTGCTTTAGGAATAAGATTTGTAGGTGAAACAGTAGCTAAAAAACTAGCGAAACATTATAAAAACATTGATGCTTTAATGCAGGCAGATTATAATGAATTGGTAAATGTTGATGAAATTGGTGATAAAATAGCTTTAAGTATTCGATCGTTTTTTAAAGATGAAGCAAATTTAGAATTGATAAACCGACTAAAAGATTACGGTTTGCAGTTTACAGTTGAAGAAAAAGAAAGTACGCAGGTTTCAAATAAATTTGAAGGAATGACAATGGTTGTTTCCGGAAAATTTGAAACTTTTTCTCGAGATGAAATCAAACAAAAAATTGAAGATTACGGCGGAAAAAATGGTAGTTCAATTACCGGAAAAACATCTGTGGTAATTGCAGGAGCCGATATGGGACCGGCGAAATTAGAAAAAGCAACAAAATTAGGTGTTCCTATCTGGACTGAAGAAGATTTTATAAATCAGCTTAATAATTAA